One Xiphias gladius isolate SHS-SW01 ecotype Sanya breed wild chromosome 13, ASM1685928v1, whole genome shotgun sequence genomic window carries:
- the LOC120798189 gene encoding cobalamin trafficking protein CblD-like → MTSNVLCGRGRLVLSQKAGRHALAALRVGRTRTFSAASSDEPYITVSPTDSGPRTVWPDENMGPFGPQDQRFQLPGNVGFDCHLEGMADQEKSPVHRMVPDVLTAPSSSERHQFILAQFVNEFQVSF, encoded by the exons ATGACTAGTAAT GTGCTTTGTGGTCGAGGCAGGTTGGTCCTATCTCAGAAAGCTGGTCGTCATGCATTAGCTGCTCTCAGGGTTGGCAGAACCAGAACTTTCTCTGCGGCAAGTTCAGATGAGCCTTACATAACGGTATCACCTACAGACTCAG GCCCCAGGACCGTGTGGCCTGATGAGAACATGGGACCATTCGGACCTCAGGACCAGCGCTTCCAGTTACCAGGTAATGTTGGGTTTGACTGTCACCTGGAAGGCATGGCAGACCAAGAGAAGTCTCCAGTCCACAGGATGGTCCCGGACGTATTGACGGCCCCAAGCAGCTCAGAGAGACACCAGTTCATACTGGCCCAGTTTGTCAATGAGTTCCAGGTAAGT